One Helianthus annuus cultivar XRQ/B chromosome 12, HanXRQr2.0-SUNRISE, whole genome shotgun sequence genomic region harbors:
- the LOC110893160 gene encoding uncharacterized protein LOC110893160, which yields MVEQTDWDKFVQTDWDKFVTYTQSDKFKDVSNKRKRARSKYVYDHHLGRGGYAYLRDKLVQNNELSVDEIPSRALMWRKARENKNGEYKNVDVKDIANKIIDTETQIKDGSVNLDPGTDALTLVFGKEKGGYLKGVGYGVTSSRYWQSPRTKGSSKERIAQLEFQLHNERLERGKKDEQIKTLSMQMAETNNTLNQVLAHLAAQGQTLQICSLSADKMSQTQVNSLDKHDGSKHKANVTASKIGQKETAPTVKSMNNSTESKDNTNITTSNISRKCEN from the exons ATGGTGGAGCAAACAGACTGGGACAAGTTTGTACAAACAGACTGGGACAAGTTTGTAACATATACACAATCAGACAAGTTTAAG GATGTGTCAAATAAGAGAAAAAGAGCACGATCAAAATACGTTTATGATCATCACTTGGGACGAGGAGGATATGCTTATCTAAGAGACAAACTG GTACAAAATAACGAACTTTCAGTTGATGAGATCCCCTCTCGTGCTTTAATGTGGAGGAAAGCAAGGGAAAACAAAAACGGAGAATACAAGAATGTTGATGTAAAAGACATAGCTAATAAAATA ATTGACACTGAAACGCAAATTAAAGATGGATCCGTGAACCTTGATCCGGGCACGGATGCACTCACATTAGTATTTGGCAAAGAAAAAGGTGGGTATTTAAAAGGTGTTGGTTATGGAGTGACTTCTAGTAGATATTGGCAGAGTCCTCGAACAAAAGGATCATCAAAAGAACGAATTGCACAACTGGAGTTTCAACTACATAACGAGAGACTTGAGCGTGGGAAAAAAGATGAACAAATTAAGACCCTTTCGATGCAGATGGCAGAAACAAACAACACACTTAATCAAGTTTTAGCTCATCTGGCTGCACAAGGACAAACATTACAAATATGTTCATTATCTGCAGACAAAATGTCACAAACACAA GTAAATTCTTTGGATAAACATGACGGATCAAAGCATAAGGCCAATGTTACCGCATCTAAAATAGGGCAAAAAGAAACGGCACCAACG GTAAAATCTATGAACAATAGTACTGAATCAAAGGACAATACTAATATTACCACATCTAACATATCAA GAAAAtgtgaaaactag